A genome region from Setaria italica strain Yugu1 chromosome III, Setaria_italica_v2.0, whole genome shotgun sequence includes the following:
- the LOC101764984 gene encoding E3 ubiquitin-protein ligase RGLG2, protein MSGFLAVVGKIGTFLLWVLFLVLQTATRIVGSLLVGPAEQQDDAQQEPAAAAVARRRSPPASPLRDPYEPASAPLQQLWDPPPPPYPPSAPVADEYSSSSSFRRRASAPPPAEDVVVSSSAYSRPPPAAAHAHSVSAPPLRETRAVPARAAAAGGKRPRLERKYSKIVDQYHSFDEVIEALAQAGLESSNLIIGIDFTKSNEWTGKNSFNGMSLHHIGETPNPYEQAISIIGQTLSAFDEDNLIPCYGFGDASTHDQDVFAFYPDERPCNGFQEALARYREIVPHLRLSGPTSFAPIIEMATTIVEQSGGQYHVLVIIADGQVTRSVDTEFGQLSTQEQMTVDAIVQASEFPLSIILVGVGDGPWDMMKEFDDNIPARSFDNFQFVNFTAIMSKKISQSKKETEFALSALMEIPLQYKATLELGLLGRRLAKSPERVPLPPPFASYSTVSRAAPYRANSYRSVPSRPREEPTVDSTITASVTSPPAVETRVPEPQMCPVCLSKPRDMAFGCGHQTCSECGPQVADCPICRRPIDTRVKLY, encoded by the exons atGAGCGGCTTCTTG GCGGTGGTCGGCAAGATCGGCACCTTCCTGCTGTGGGTGCTCTTCCTTGTCCTGCAGACGGCCACCCGGATTGTCGGCAGCCTCCTCGTTGGACCAGCCGAGCAGCAGGACGACGCGCAGcaagagccggcggcggcggcggtagcgcGGCGCAGGTCGCCGCCAGCCTCGCCGCTCCGCGACCCCTACGagccggcgtcggcgccgctgcagcagctgtgggacccgccgccgcctccgtacCCGCCCTCAGCTCCCGTGGCGGATGAGTACTCCTCGTCCTCGAGCttccggcggcgggcgagcgcgccgccgccggctgagGACGTAGTGGTGTCTTCGAGTGCCTActcgcgtccgccgccggcggcggctcatGCGCATTCCGTGTCAGCGCCTCCGCTGAGGGAGACGCGGGCGGTGCCAGCGAGGGCGGCCGCAGCTGGGGGTAAGCGGCCGAGGCTGGAGAGGAAGTACTCCAAGATTGTTGACCAGTACCACTCCTTCGATGAg GTTATCGAAGCATTAGCACAAGCTGGTCTTGAGTCTTCCAATTTAATCATAGGAATCGATTTCACAAAGAGTAATGAATGGACAG GAAAGAATTCGTTCAATGGCATGAGCCTGCATCATATTGGTGAAACCCCAAATCCTTATGAACAGGCAATATCCATCATTGGGCAGACCTTATCAGCTTTTGACGAGGATAATTTAATTCCTTGTTATGGTTTTGGAGATG CATCTACGCATGACCAAGATGTATTTGCTTTCTATCCTGACGAAAGACCATGCAATGGTTTTCAGGAAGCTTTAGCTCGATACAGAGAAATTGTTCCTCACCTTCGCCTTTCTG GTCCTACATCATTCGCCCCAATAATTGAAATGGCCACAACCATTGTGGAGCAAAGTGGCGGCCAATACCATGTTTTAGTAATTATCGCTGATGGGCAG GTCACACGAAGTGTAGATACCGAATTTGGTCAGTTAAGTACCCAGGAGCAAATGACAGTTGATGCTATTGTACAAGCCAG TGAATTTCCCTTGTCTATAATTCtggttggagttggagatggTCCATGGGACATGATGAAGGAATTTGATGACAACATACCGGCTAGGTCTTTTGACAATTTCCAG TTTGTGAACTTCACTGCGATCATGTCAAAGAAGATAAGTCAAAGCAAAAAGGAAACGGAGTTTGCCCTTTCAGCACTCATGGAAATTCCATTGCAGTACAAGGCAACATTAGAGCTTGGACTTTTAGG ACGTCGACTTGCAAAATCGCCTGAGCGGGTTCCACTTCCTCCACCCTTCGCAAGTTATAGCACTGTTTCAAGAGCAGCACCATATCGGGCAAATAGCTATCGAAGCGTGCCTTCACGTCCTAGAGAGGAGCCAACTGTAGATTCAACTATCACAGCATCAGTGACATCCCCACCAGCTGTCGAAACTAGAGTTCCAGAACCCCAA ATGTGCCCAGTTTGCCTTTCCAAACCCCGGGACATGGCATTTGGTTGTGGTCACCAG ACATGTTCGGAATGTGGACCACAAGTCGcagattgccccatctgtcgaAGGCCCATTGATACGAGAGTAAAATTGTACTAG